A genomic segment from Paralichthys olivaceus isolate ysfri-2021 chromosome 22, ASM2471397v2, whole genome shotgun sequence encodes:
- the dctn1a gene encoding dynactin subunit 1 isoform X7, giving the protein MSSAGIVESGKPPKIGSTVEVTGKGQRGTVAYIGATLFASGKWVGVILDEPKGKNDGTVQGKRYFTCEENHGIFVRQSQLQVVEEGSSATSPDTPEFALAKILRQKEIPETPKTSKQTPMNVKKSTTRRSAKWSTPRLTPATSLPSLLVRSTGRPSLPLTTSRESLSSSLSGDVSEVGLTSHQGALGAPIVPQPSGSPAPVAAPVPATPSKAEPPISKQEEESLRGQVKDLEEKLETLKMKRTEDKAKLKELEKHKIQLEQLQEWKIKMQEQQTDLQKQLKEVKKEARDAQESKDRYMEEMSDTADAIEMATLDKEMAEERAESLQVEVDSLKEKVDELSMDLEILRHEISEKGSDGAASSYHVKQLEEQNSRLKEALVRMRDLSASEKQEHVKLQKQMEKKNTELDTLRTQKEKLQEEVKLAEATIDELKEQVDAALGSEEMVETLTERNLDLEEKVRELRETVTDLEAINEMNDELQENARETEMELREQLDMGGAKVREAEKRVEAAQETVADYQQTISKYRDLTTRLQDANRDLISQQNANAEQVQQPPAELFDFKIKFAETKAYAKAIEMELRKMEVAQLNRQVSLLTSFMPDSFLRHGGDHDCILVLLLIPRLICKAELLSKQAQEKFDLNGNLVPGAGLRGPPGEQRSFASGLVYSLCLLQATLHKYEQALNTCNIEVFKRMGTLYSEMNFHERSLDYFIDLLHKDQLDETVQVEPLTKAIKYYQQLYSVHLADHTEDCTVQLADHIKFIQTALDSMGVEVARLRAFLAAGQESSGLAVLLKDLDTSCSDIRQFCKKIRRRMPGTDVVGVPAALNFGPEVSETLTECRRQLTRAVAVLQEVAAAGAQMVAPLAEQEGLNALKLEDIACNVVDQVYGSHGLSGPECLRQSCSSVIATMNKMATAMQEGEYDADKPQGKTPPVETRAATVRAEMTDAEGLGVKLEDRDTVIKEVKKSLKIKGEELSEANVRLSLLEKKLDTSTKDADERVEKIQTKLSENLALLKKKEKEFEETMDALQADIDQLEAEKAELKQRINNQSKMTIEGLRAPSASGIASIVQGSAGAGLPPSMAGPVQVVDSPLLRQQVEAQRLGIKHLKNENNRLKAEKMRAQLASLPPLCPPKLPQVSKESSMPPGGLNTGIYRRTDQLLATLLKLSAEFKVVDITGKTTVSASSQLLEQTARLQNLSDALDKLKGEVAEHVVTHQRGAKASSDFATFPVSSFVKAKEEKQGNTVLVGRVSIPCIRGHEQVHRLVLSQQQLQQVHSLLMV; this is encoded by the exons ATGAGCAGTGCAGGAATAGTGGAGAGTGGTAAACCTCCAAAG ATTGGCTCTACAGTAGAGGTGACAGGGAAGGGTCAGCGCGGCACTGTCGCCTACATCGGCGCCACCCTCTTTGCCTCTGGGAAATGGGTGGGTGTTATACTTGATGAGCCAAAAGGCAAGAATGATGGCACCGTGCAGGGGAAACGCTACTTCACCTGTGAGGAAAATCATGGGATATTTGTCAGACAGTCGCAG CTTCAGGTGGTGGAAGAGGGCTCCAGTGCCACCTCACCAGATACTCCTGAGTTTGCTCTTGCCAAGATTCTCAGACAAAAAG AAATTCCAGAGACTCCAAAAACATCCAAACAG ACACCAATGAATGTTAAGAAG tctACTACCCGCCGCTCTGCCAAG TGGAGCACGCCACGTCTCACACCTGCCacatccctcccctccctcttgGTGCGTTCCACCGGCCGCCCCAGCCTGCCACTGACG ACATCTCGTGAGAGCCTGTCGTCCTCGCTGTCTGGTGATGTCAGTGAAGTTGGACTGACCTCCCATCAGGGTGCACTGGGAGCTCCCATCGTGCCTCAGCCCAGCGGGTCACCTGCGCCAGTCGCAGCCCCAGTCCCTGCTACTCCGAGCAAG GCGGAACCTCCCATTTCCAAACAG GAGGAGGAATCACTGCGAGGTCAGGTCAAAGAcctggaggagaagctggagacgctgaagatgaagaggacagaggacaagGCCAAACTGAAGGAGCTTGAAAAACACAAGATCCAGCTGGAGCAGCTTCAGGAATGGAAGATAAAAATGCAGGAGCAGCAGACTGACCTCCAGAAACAGCTTAAAGAAGTCAAGAag GAAGCCCGCGATGCACAGGAATCCAAGGACCGCTACATGGAGGAGATGTCAGACACGGCCGACGCCATTGAGATGGCAACACTGGACAAAGAAATGGCGGAGGAGCGAGCGGAGTCATTGCAAGTGGAGGTGGACAGTCTGAAAGAGAAAGTAGATGAGCTCTCCATGGACCTGGAGATTCTTAGACATGAGATTTCAGAGAAAG GCTCAGATGGAGCTGCCTCAAGTTACCATGTCAAGCAGCTGGAGGAACAGAACAGCAGACTGAAGGAGGCTCTAGTCAG GATGCGTGACCTGTCTGCCTCAGAGAAACAGGAAcatgtgaagctgcagaagcagatggagaagaagaacacTGAGCTGGACACTCTGAGGACTCAGAAGGAAAAACTGCAGGAAGAAGTCAAGCTGGCAGAGGCCACTATTGATGAACTGAAGGAGCAG GTGGATGCTGCTCTGGGCTCAGAGGAGATGGTTGAGACGCTGACAGAGAGGAACCTTGACTTGGAGGAGAAAGTCAGAGAGCTGAGAGAAACAGTCACTGATCTG GAGGCGATCAACGAGATGAATGATGAGCTCCAGGAGAATGCAAGGGAGACTGAAATGGAGCTGAGAGAGCAGCTCGACATGGGTGGTGCAAAGGTCAGAGAAGCTGAAAAACGAGTGGAGGCTGCTCAGGAGACTGTGGCTGATTACCAGCAGACCATCAGCAAATATAGGGATCTCACTACCAGGTTGCAG GATGCCAATCGGGACCTGATCAGCCAGCAGAATGCCAATGCTGAGCAAGTTCAACAGCCGCCCGCAGAACTGTTTGACTTCAAGATCAAGTTTGCAGAGACCAAGGCCTATGCCAAG GCCATTGAGATGGAGCTGAGGAAAATGGAAGTGGCTCAATTAAACAGACAGGTGTCCCTCCTTACCTCCTTCATGCCAGACTCCTTTCTCCGTCATGGTGGAGATCATGACTGTATTCTGGTCCTTCTTCTCATCCCCAGGCTCATCTGCAAG GCTGAGCTCCTCAGTAAACAAGCCCAGGAGAAGTTTGACTTGAACGGGAACCTGGTGCCGGGGGCAGGGCTCAGAGGACCTCCAGGAGAACAGCGCAGCTTTGCCTCAGGACTGGTGTACTCCCTGTGCTTGCTGCAGGCCACCCTGCACAAATATGAACA GGCTCTGAACACCTGCAACATAGAGGTTTTTAAGCGCATGGGTACACTTTACTCTGAAATGAATTTCCATGAGCGCTCCCTGGATTATTTCATTGACCTGCTGCATAAAGACCAATTGGATGAGACTGTTCAGGTGGAGCCCCTGACCAAGGCCATCAAGTACTACCag caaCTGTACAGTGTCCATCTGGCAGATCACACTGAGGACTGCACAGTGCAGCTGGCTGACCACATCAAG TTTATCCAGACCGCATTGGACTCCATGGGAGTGGAGGTGGCTCGTCTGCGGGCGTTCCTGGCTGCAGGTCAGGAAAGCTCTGGCCTTGCTGTGCTTCTGAAGGACCTGGACACTTCGTGTTCGGATATCAGACAATTCTGTAAGAAGATCCGCCGTCGCATGCCTGGAACAGATGTGGTTGGAGTACCTGCTGCTCTCAATTTTGGACCAGAG GTGTCAGAGACGCTGACAGAGTGTAGGCGCCAGCTGACCCGTGCGGTGGCCGTGCTGCAGGAGGTGGCTGCAGCTGGGGCTCAGATGGTTGCTCCGCTGGCAGAACAAGAGGGTCTCAACGCTCTCAAGCTGGAGGATATTGCCTGCAACGTTGTGGATCAG GTGTATGGCTCCCATGGCCTGAGTGGCCCAGAGTGTCTGCGtcaatcctgcagctctgtcatTGCTACCATGAACAAGATGGCTACAGCCATGCAGGAAGGAGAGTATGATGCTGACAAACCTCAGGGCAAG ACTCCTCCTGTGGAAACGAGAGCTGCCACCGTCAGGGCTGAGATGACTGATGCTGAGGGTCTAGGTGTTAAACtagaagacagagacacagtcatCAAGGAGGTCAAGAAGTCTCTTAAGATCAAG GGTGAGGAGCTGAGTGAGGCCAACGTCCGCCTGAGCCTGCTAGAGAAAAAGCTGGACACCTCCACCAAAGATGCAGATGAACGGGTGGAGAAGATCCAGACCAAACTCAGCGAGAATCTCGCCCTgctgaagaagaaagagaa GGAGTTTGAGGAGACAATGGATGCTCTGCAGGCTGATATCGACCAGCTGGAGGCAGAGAAGGCAGAGCTGAAACAACGCATCAATAACCAATCAAAGATGACCATCGAAGGCCTAAGAGCCCCGTCTGCCTCTGGTATAGCCTCCATTGTTCAAGGATCTGCAGGAG CAGGGCTGCCTCCATCCATGGCGGGGCCAGTGCAGGTGGTGGACTCTCCCCTCCTCCGGCAGCAGGTCGAGGCTCAGAGACTGGGCATCAAACACCTcaagaatgaaaacaacagactCAAG GCTGAGAAGATGAGAGCCCAGCTGGCCTCCCTGCCTCCACTCTGCCCCCCCAAACTGCCACAAGTGTCCAAAGAAAGCTCCATGCCTCCAGGGGGACTGAACACAGGCATCTATCGCAGGACTGACCAACTGCTGGCGACACTGCTCAAGCTGAGTGCAGAGTTTAAAGTGGTGGACATCACTGGGAAGACAACAG TTAGTGCCAGTTCCCAGCTGCTGGAGCAGACGGCTCGACTGCAGAACCTCAGTGATGCTCTGGACAAACTCAAG GGAGAAGTAGCTGAACATGTGGTCACGCATCAGCGTGGAGCCAAGGCTTCCTCTGACTTCGCCACATTCCCAGTGTCGTCCTTTGTTAAG GCCAAGGAAGAAAAGCAGGGGAATACGGTGCTTGTGGGTCGTGTTTCCATTCCATGCATCCGCGGACACGAACAAGTCCACCGCCTCGTCCTATCCCAGCAGCAGCTACAGCAAGTACACAGCCTCCTGATGGTGTAG
- the dctn1a gene encoding dynactin subunit 1 isoform X8, translating into MSSAGIVESGKPPKIGSTVEVTGKGQRGTVAYIGATLFASGKWVGVILDEPKGKNDGTVQGKRYFTCEENHGIFVRQSQLQVVEEGSSATSPDTPEFALAKILRQKEIPETPKTSKQTPMNVKKSTTRRSAKWSTPRLTPATSLPSLLVRSTGRPSLPLTTSRESLSSSLSGDVSEVGLTSHQGALGAPIVPQPSGSPAPVAAPVPATPSKAEPPISKQEEESLRGQVKDLEEKLETLKMKRTEDKAKLKELEKHKIQLEQLQEWKIKMQEQQTDLQKQLKEVKKEARDAQESKDRYMEEMSDTADAIEMATLDKEMAEERAESLQVEVDSLKEKVDELSMDLEILRHEISEKGSDGAASSYHVKQLEEQNSRLKEALVRMRDLSASEKQEHVKLQKQMEKKNTELDTLRTQKEKLQEEVKLAEATIDELKEQVDAALGSEEMVETLTERNLDLEEKVRELRETVTDLEAINEMNDELQENARETEMELREQLDMGGAKVREAEKRVEAAQETVADYQQTISKYRDLTTRLQDANRDLISQQNANAEQVQQPPAELFDFKIKFAETKAYAKAIEMELRKMEVAQLNRQVSLLTSFMPDSFLRHGGDHDCILVLLLIPRLICKAELLSKQAQEKFDLNGNLVPGAGLRGPPGEQRSFASGLVYSLCLLQATLHKYEQALNTCNIEVFKRMGTLYSEMNFHERSLDYFIDLLHKDQLDETVQVEPLTKAIKYYQQLYSVHLADHTEDCTVQLADHIKFIQTALDSMGVEVARLRAFLAAGQESSGLAVLLKDLDTSCSDIRQFCKKIRRRMPGTDVVGVPAALNFGPEVSETLTECRRQLTRAVAVLQEVAAAGAQMVAPLAEQEGLNALKLEDIACNVVDQVYGSHGLSGPECLRQSCSSVIATMNKMATAMQEGEYDADKPQGKTPPVETRAATVRAEMTDAEGLGVKLEDRDTVIKEVKKSLKIKGEELSEANVRLSLLEKKLDTSTKDADERVEKIQTKLSENLALLKKKEKEFEETMDALQADIDQLEAEKAELKQRINNQSKMTIEGLRAPSASGIASIVQGSAGGLPPSMAGPVQVVDSPLLRQQVEAQRLGIKHLKNENNRLKAEKMRAQLASLPPLCPPKLPQVSKESSMPPGGLNTGIYRRTDQLLATLLKLSAEFKVVDITGKTTVSASSQLLEQTARLQNLSDALDKLKGEVAEHVVTHQRGAKASSDFATFPVSSFVKAKEEKQGNTVLVGRVSIPCIRGHEQVHRLVLSQQQLQQVHSLLMV; encoded by the exons ATGAGCAGTGCAGGAATAGTGGAGAGTGGTAAACCTCCAAAG ATTGGCTCTACAGTAGAGGTGACAGGGAAGGGTCAGCGCGGCACTGTCGCCTACATCGGCGCCACCCTCTTTGCCTCTGGGAAATGGGTGGGTGTTATACTTGATGAGCCAAAAGGCAAGAATGATGGCACCGTGCAGGGGAAACGCTACTTCACCTGTGAGGAAAATCATGGGATATTTGTCAGACAGTCGCAG CTTCAGGTGGTGGAAGAGGGCTCCAGTGCCACCTCACCAGATACTCCTGAGTTTGCTCTTGCCAAGATTCTCAGACAAAAAG AAATTCCAGAGACTCCAAAAACATCCAAACAG ACACCAATGAATGTTAAGAAG tctACTACCCGCCGCTCTGCCAAG TGGAGCACGCCACGTCTCACACCTGCCacatccctcccctccctcttgGTGCGTTCCACCGGCCGCCCCAGCCTGCCACTGACG ACATCTCGTGAGAGCCTGTCGTCCTCGCTGTCTGGTGATGTCAGTGAAGTTGGACTGACCTCCCATCAGGGTGCACTGGGAGCTCCCATCGTGCCTCAGCCCAGCGGGTCACCTGCGCCAGTCGCAGCCCCAGTCCCTGCTACTCCGAGCAAG GCGGAACCTCCCATTTCCAAACAG GAGGAGGAATCACTGCGAGGTCAGGTCAAAGAcctggaggagaagctggagacgctgaagatgaagaggacagaggacaagGCCAAACTGAAGGAGCTTGAAAAACACAAGATCCAGCTGGAGCAGCTTCAGGAATGGAAGATAAAAATGCAGGAGCAGCAGACTGACCTCCAGAAACAGCTTAAAGAAGTCAAGAag GAAGCCCGCGATGCACAGGAATCCAAGGACCGCTACATGGAGGAGATGTCAGACACGGCCGACGCCATTGAGATGGCAACACTGGACAAAGAAATGGCGGAGGAGCGAGCGGAGTCATTGCAAGTGGAGGTGGACAGTCTGAAAGAGAAAGTAGATGAGCTCTCCATGGACCTGGAGATTCTTAGACATGAGATTTCAGAGAAAG GCTCAGATGGAGCTGCCTCAAGTTACCATGTCAAGCAGCTGGAGGAACAGAACAGCAGACTGAAGGAGGCTCTAGTCAG GATGCGTGACCTGTCTGCCTCAGAGAAACAGGAAcatgtgaagctgcagaagcagatggagaagaagaacacTGAGCTGGACACTCTGAGGACTCAGAAGGAAAAACTGCAGGAAGAAGTCAAGCTGGCAGAGGCCACTATTGATGAACTGAAGGAGCAG GTGGATGCTGCTCTGGGCTCAGAGGAGATGGTTGAGACGCTGACAGAGAGGAACCTTGACTTGGAGGAGAAAGTCAGAGAGCTGAGAGAAACAGTCACTGATCTG GAGGCGATCAACGAGATGAATGATGAGCTCCAGGAGAATGCAAGGGAGACTGAAATGGAGCTGAGAGAGCAGCTCGACATGGGTGGTGCAAAGGTCAGAGAAGCTGAAAAACGAGTGGAGGCTGCTCAGGAGACTGTGGCTGATTACCAGCAGACCATCAGCAAATATAGGGATCTCACTACCAGGTTGCAG GATGCCAATCGGGACCTGATCAGCCAGCAGAATGCCAATGCTGAGCAAGTTCAACAGCCGCCCGCAGAACTGTTTGACTTCAAGATCAAGTTTGCAGAGACCAAGGCCTATGCCAAG GCCATTGAGATGGAGCTGAGGAAAATGGAAGTGGCTCAATTAAACAGACAGGTGTCCCTCCTTACCTCCTTCATGCCAGACTCCTTTCTCCGTCATGGTGGAGATCATGACTGTATTCTGGTCCTTCTTCTCATCCCCAGGCTCATCTGCAAG GCTGAGCTCCTCAGTAAACAAGCCCAGGAGAAGTTTGACTTGAACGGGAACCTGGTGCCGGGGGCAGGGCTCAGAGGACCTCCAGGAGAACAGCGCAGCTTTGCCTCAGGACTGGTGTACTCCCTGTGCTTGCTGCAGGCCACCCTGCACAAATATGAACA GGCTCTGAACACCTGCAACATAGAGGTTTTTAAGCGCATGGGTACACTTTACTCTGAAATGAATTTCCATGAGCGCTCCCTGGATTATTTCATTGACCTGCTGCATAAAGACCAATTGGATGAGACTGTTCAGGTGGAGCCCCTGACCAAGGCCATCAAGTACTACCag caaCTGTACAGTGTCCATCTGGCAGATCACACTGAGGACTGCACAGTGCAGCTGGCTGACCACATCAAG TTTATCCAGACCGCATTGGACTCCATGGGAGTGGAGGTGGCTCGTCTGCGGGCGTTCCTGGCTGCAGGTCAGGAAAGCTCTGGCCTTGCTGTGCTTCTGAAGGACCTGGACACTTCGTGTTCGGATATCAGACAATTCTGTAAGAAGATCCGCCGTCGCATGCCTGGAACAGATGTGGTTGGAGTACCTGCTGCTCTCAATTTTGGACCAGAG GTGTCAGAGACGCTGACAGAGTGTAGGCGCCAGCTGACCCGTGCGGTGGCCGTGCTGCAGGAGGTGGCTGCAGCTGGGGCTCAGATGGTTGCTCCGCTGGCAGAACAAGAGGGTCTCAACGCTCTCAAGCTGGAGGATATTGCCTGCAACGTTGTGGATCAG GTGTATGGCTCCCATGGCCTGAGTGGCCCAGAGTGTCTGCGtcaatcctgcagctctgtcatTGCTACCATGAACAAGATGGCTACAGCCATGCAGGAAGGAGAGTATGATGCTGACAAACCTCAGGGCAAG ACTCCTCCTGTGGAAACGAGAGCTGCCACCGTCAGGGCTGAGATGACTGATGCTGAGGGTCTAGGTGTTAAACtagaagacagagacacagtcatCAAGGAGGTCAAGAAGTCTCTTAAGATCAAG GGTGAGGAGCTGAGTGAGGCCAACGTCCGCCTGAGCCTGCTAGAGAAAAAGCTGGACACCTCCACCAAAGATGCAGATGAACGGGTGGAGAAGATCCAGACCAAACTCAGCGAGAATCTCGCCCTgctgaagaagaaagagaa GGAGTTTGAGGAGACAATGGATGCTCTGCAGGCTGATATCGACCAGCTGGAGGCAGAGAAGGCAGAGCTGAAACAACGCATCAATAACCAATCAAAGATGACCATCGAAGGCCTAAGAGCCCCGTCTGCCTCTGGTATAGCCTCCATTGTTCAAGGATCTGCAGGAG GGCTGCCTCCATCCATGGCGGGGCCAGTGCAGGTGGTGGACTCTCCCCTCCTCCGGCAGCAGGTCGAGGCTCAGAGACTGGGCATCAAACACCTcaagaatgaaaacaacagactCAAG GCTGAGAAGATGAGAGCCCAGCTGGCCTCCCTGCCTCCACTCTGCCCCCCCAAACTGCCACAAGTGTCCAAAGAAAGCTCCATGCCTCCAGGGGGACTGAACACAGGCATCTATCGCAGGACTGACCAACTGCTGGCGACACTGCTCAAGCTGAGTGCAGAGTTTAAAGTGGTGGACATCACTGGGAAGACAACAG TTAGTGCCAGTTCCCAGCTGCTGGAGCAGACGGCTCGACTGCAGAACCTCAGTGATGCTCTGGACAAACTCAAG GGAGAAGTAGCTGAACATGTGGTCACGCATCAGCGTGGAGCCAAGGCTTCCTCTGACTTCGCCACATTCCCAGTGTCGTCCTTTGTTAAG GCCAAGGAAGAAAAGCAGGGGAATACGGTGCTTGTGGGTCGTGTTTCCATTCCATGCATCCGCGGACACGAACAAGTCCACCGCCTCGTCCTATCCCAGCAGCAGCTACAGCAAGTACACAGCCTCCTGATGGTGTAG